The following coding sequences are from one Carcharodon carcharias isolate sCarCar2 chromosome 13, sCarCar2.pri, whole genome shotgun sequence window:
- the LOC121286142 gene encoding outer dense fiber protein 3-like, producing the protein MWGVVNISRDPDEPRCRECHRLDKLEQWLESSRCIREIENYVDSTFKEVVTTTTNYRVHEADRLVHHSVPAYSIALRTVGFKMNESPGPARYKDVAVSGPKIPHLRSAPAYSMLQKTAFGSMLSNIVKTPGPCAYKHVDTDVFKPRAPKYTIMERNLIPGDTTMKPGPGRYRAEDVNIHKHYPKYTFGIHHSEYLAPLIVTPSD; encoded by the exons ATGTGGGGAGTCGTGAACATTTCTCGTGACCCAGACGAGCCCAGATGCAGGGAGTGTCACCGGCTGGACAAgcttgagcagtggctggagtcatcGAGGTGCATCCGTGAGATAGAGAACTATGTGGACAGCACATTCAAAGAGGTGGTCACAACCAcaa CAAATTACAGGGTACATGAAGCAGATCGATTAGTTCATCACAGTGTACCGGCCTACTCCATTGCACTGAGAACTGTTGGGTTTAAAATGAATGAAAGCCCAG GGCCTGCGCGATACAAAGATGTGGCAGTGTCGGGGCCGAAAATCCCACACCTGAGATCAGCGCCTGCCTACTCTATGTTGCAGAAAACTGCATTTGGTAGCATGCTTAGTAATATTGTGAAG ACCCCGGGCCCATGCGCATACAAACACGTGGATACTGATGTCTTCAAACCCAGAGCACCCAAGTACACCATAATGGAACGCAATCTGATTCCAGGAGACACTACAATGAAACCAGGACCAGGTCGTTACAGGGCAGAAGAT GTGAACATACATAAACACTACCCCAAGTACACCTTTGGAATCCACCACTCCGAGTACCTCGCACCCCTTATTGTGACTCCCTCAGACTGA